In Sphingobacterium sp. lm-10, one DNA window encodes the following:
- a CDS encoding SRPBCC family protein — MTIIQNSTVIHKPIGDVYTFLSDLNNHEQLMPDNIYNWSSTTDEAQFTIKNMTKLALRISQRVENKELVCVPSNDVPFEISLHWKVEEAGEGQTKASFVIEAQLNMMMKMMASGPLQKLVDHQVARLKEVLG, encoded by the coding sequence ATGACTATTATTCAAAATTCCACCGTTATCCATAAGCCGATAGGCGATGTCTATACATTCTTGTCAGATCTAAACAATCATGAGCAATTGATGCCAGACAATATCTATAACTGGTCGTCGACCACAGATGAGGCACAGTTTACGATCAAAAACATGACGAAGCTGGCCTTGCGCATCAGTCAGCGCGTGGAAAACAAAGAATTAGTTTGTGTACCGTCTAACGATGTGCCTTTTGAGATATCGCTCCACTGGAAGGTAGAAGAGGCGGGAGAAGGGCAGACAAAAGCAAGCTTTGTCATTGAAGCACAATTGAACATGATGATGAAAATGATGGCTTCCGGTCCCTTGCAAAAACTAGTAGACCATCAGGTAGCTCGCCTAAAAGAAGTATTAGGCTAA
- the pyrE gene encoding orotate phosphoribosyltransferase has product MNNYNEVEQKIAESLLQIKAIKLQPKNPFTWASGWKSPIYCDNRITLSHPSIRTYIRQNLSQLIQEEYGTVDMISGVATAGIPQGALVAQDLGLPFTYVRSSAKEHGRQNLIEGEVSGGQRVVVIEDLVSTGKSSLAAVQALREAECNVVGLVSIFTYGLDAAEKNFKDAKCKLHSLCNYDALIHVALQNGYIMESDMEVLQDWRKNPSTWGQ; this is encoded by the coding sequence ATGAATAACTACAATGAGGTTGAACAAAAAATTGCTGAATCGCTTCTGCAAATTAAAGCAATTAAATTGCAACCTAAAAACCCTTTTACTTGGGCATCGGGTTGGAAATCGCCTATTTATTGTGACAATCGCATCACACTATCTCATCCATCCATAAGAACCTATATCAGACAAAATTTATCGCAACTTATTCAGGAAGAGTACGGTACGGTAGATATGATATCAGGTGTTGCCACAGCAGGAATCCCTCAGGGAGCTCTGGTAGCGCAGGATTTAGGTCTTCCTTTTACCTATGTTCGCAGTAGCGCGAAAGAACATGGTCGCCAAAATCTGATTGAAGGTGAAGTAAGTGGTGGTCAACGTGTGGTGGTTATCGAAGATTTAGTGTCTACAGGAAAGAGTAGTTTGGCAGCTGTACAGGCATTGCGCGAAGCGGAATGTAATGTCGTTGGCTTAGTTTCCATCTTTACCTATGGTCTGGATGCTGCTGAAAAGAACTTTAAAGATGCTAAGTGTAAGTTGCATAGCTTGTGTAACTATGATGCATTGATCCACGTGGCTTTGCAAAATGGCTACATCATGGAGTCGGATATGGAGGTGCTGCAAGACTGGCGCAAAAACCCATCGACCTGGGGTCAGTAG
- a CDS encoding NUDIX domain-containing protein, producing the protein MNQNLLILADFVPQHLVNPQTIGLQEIDIEKLFKASTSLSDPITYLLILPDPTSFFKSLLENIKVIKAAGGVVKNGHGEYLFIHRLGKWDLPKGKLEEDEKVRSAAKREVEEECGVKVDYLGAKFCTTYHTYTMRGKVVLKQTNWYEMGVNKSPELIPQLEEDIDEAAWVDIEDFDTILDDTYPLIADIAKSILYQSSDPQ; encoded by the coding sequence ATGAACCAGAACCTGCTAATTTTAGCAGATTTCGTACCGCAGCACTTAGTCAATCCTCAAACGATTGGTTTACAAGAAATTGATATAGAAAAACTTTTTAAAGCCAGCACCAGTTTATCCGATCCGATTACCTACTTGTTGATCCTACCTGATCCGACATCCTTCTTTAAAAGCCTTTTAGAGAACATCAAGGTTATCAAGGCAGCAGGTGGCGTTGTAAAGAATGGCCATGGAGAATATCTTTTCATCCATCGGCTTGGTAAATGGGATCTGCCAAAAGGGAAACTGGAAGAAGACGAGAAAGTGCGTTCGGCAGCCAAGCGAGAAGTAGAGGAAGAGTGCGGCGTGAAGGTGGATTATCTCGGAGCCAAGTTTTGTACTACCTACCATACCTACACCATGCGCGGGAAAGTCGTACTCAAGCAAACAAACTGGTACGAGATGGGAGTCAATAAATCTCCAGAGCTAATCCCGCAGTTGGAAGAAGATATTGATGAGGCAGCATGGGTGGATATAGAAGATTTTGACACGATATTAGACGACACCTATCCATTGATAGCCGATATTGCCAAAAGCATCCTATACCAGAGTAGCGACCCGCAGTAA
- the lysA gene encoding diaminopimelate decarboxylase has protein sequence MSYFDSKLLAKFEGMETPFYYYNLDLLQQTLSEAKAAADKRGFHVHYALKANFNPRVLSTVQAQGFGADCVSGNEVQKAIEVGFPASKITFAGVGKSDKEIRTALQHGIFAFNVESIQEMEIIDGLAAEMGVRANVSLRINPNVDAKTHQYITTGLDENKFGLPNSELERAASVLRNCTHIDLVGLHFHIGSQITDMNVFKSLCVKVNEWKNWFEERGTTIRVLNVGGGLGVDYYGPDERPIADFETYFDIFDRFLERTSNQEVHFELGRALVAQCGSLISKVLYTKNGVKKHFLILDAGMTELMRPMLYQAYHKIEKVGAAGEDTMNYDVVGPICESTDAFGKEVPLPISERGDLIAIRTAGAYAEVMASRYNLRDEVRYCYASGDQLESVSM, from the coding sequence ATGTCTTATTTTGATTCCAAGCTATTAGCAAAATTCGAAGGGATGGAAACGCCCTTCTATTATTATAATTTAGATCTCCTGCAACAAACCTTGTCGGAAGCCAAAGCAGCAGCAGATAAGCGTGGTTTTCATGTGCATTACGCGCTGAAGGCCAACTTCAATCCGCGCGTACTTTCTACGGTGCAAGCGCAGGGGTTTGGTGCCGACTGTGTGAGTGGTAATGAGGTGCAGAAAGCGATTGAAGTCGGCTTTCCGGCTTCGAAAATTACTTTTGCCGGGGTAGGCAAGTCGGACAAAGAGATTCGTACTGCTTTGCAGCATGGCATCTTTGCGTTCAATGTAGAATCCATTCAGGAGATGGAGATTATCGATGGATTAGCCGCAGAGATGGGCGTACGTGCCAATGTGTCCCTGCGTATCAATCCGAATGTAGATGCCAAAACCCATCAGTACATCACGACAGGACTAGACGAAAATAAATTTGGCTTACCTAATTCTGAATTGGAACGCGCTGCCAGCGTTTTGCGTAACTGCACCCATATCGATCTGGTAGGACTGCACTTTCACATCGGATCACAGATTACCGATATGAATGTATTCAAGAGTCTTTGCGTGAAGGTCAATGAGTGGAAGAATTGGTTTGAGGAGCGTGGCACTACGATTCGCGTGCTCAATGTAGGCGGCGGACTGGGCGTAGATTATTACGGGCCAGACGAACGTCCGATTGCGGATTTCGAAACCTATTTTGATATTTTCGATCGGTTCTTGGAGCGTACATCCAACCAAGAAGTGCATTTCGAACTCGGGCGTGCTTTGGTAGCACAATGCGGCTCACTAATAAGCAAAGTGCTTTATACGAAGAATGGGGTAAAAAAGCATTTCCTTATTCTGGATGCAGGTATGACCGAGTTGATGCGCCCAATGCTTTACCAGGCGTACCACAAAATAGAAAAAGTAGGCGCGGCAGGAGAGGATACGATGAATTACGACGTCGTCGGACCGATCTGTGAAAGTACAGATGCTTTCGGCAAGGAGGTTCCATTGCCAATCAGCGAGCGAGGAGATTTGATTGCCATTCGTACCGCCGGTGCTTACGCGGAAGTGATGGCCTCCCGGTATAATCTACGCGATGAAGTGCGTTACTGTTACGCCAGCGGAGATCAACTGGAATCAGTCTCTATGTAA
- a CDS encoding aspartate kinase — protein sequence MKILKFGGTSVGSAARIQGLLEIVAPEERQIVVLSAVSGTTNALVEIAQAFAGAKTEEAKQLIKKHKDKYEELITELFATEEGYKKGKDLIDHHFESISSFASDLFTPSEEKIILAQGELLSTTLWHYYLEELGIRSVLLPALDFMKIDEDNEPMIEFTSEKLGAILSQHPDNTLFITQGFICRNVFGEIDNLRRGGSDYTASLIGSAIRAEEVQIWTDIDGMHNNDPRVVHGTTPIRHLSFDEAAELAYFGAKILHPQSVFPAQRYNVPVRLLNTMDPQAPGTLISKEGAQKGVIRAVAAKDGITAIHIHSSRMLLAYGFLRRIFEIFERYKTPIDMITTSEVAVSLTIDDTTNLEDIIKEVEDFGTVAVDREQTIVCVVGDFSSNAHGYVGRVLEAVKHLPVRMVSYGGSDFNVSVLLDTEHKTEALRSLHHRLF from the coding sequence ATGAAAATTCTAAAATTCGGTGGCACTTCGGTAGGGAGTGCAGCGCGTATTCAAGGGTTGCTCGAGATTGTAGCACCCGAGGAACGGCAGATTGTAGTGTTGTCGGCTGTATCTGGCACGACCAACGCATTGGTGGAAATTGCACAGGCTTTTGCTGGTGCCAAGACGGAGGAAGCCAAACAGCTGATTAAGAAACATAAGGATAAGTACGAGGAACTAATTACCGAGCTTTTCGCTACCGAGGAAGGTTATAAAAAGGGTAAGGATCTGATCGATCATCATTTCGAAAGCATTTCTTCATTCGCCAGTGACCTATTCACCCCGTCGGAGGAGAAGATTATCTTAGCCCAGGGGGAATTGTTATCGACTACCTTATGGCACTATTATCTGGAAGAATTGGGCATTCGCTCGGTATTGCTTCCTGCGTTGGACTTCATGAAAATTGATGAAGATAACGAGCCCATGATCGAATTTACGTCCGAAAAATTGGGCGCAATTTTGAGTCAGCATCCGGATAATACACTTTTTATTACGCAGGGCTTTATCTGTCGTAATGTATTTGGCGAGATCGATAACCTACGCCGAGGTGGGTCGGATTATACCGCTTCACTGATTGGCTCTGCCATCCGGGCAGAAGAAGTACAGATCTGGACGGATATCGATGGCATGCATAACAATGATCCGCGTGTGGTGCATGGTACCACGCCGATTCGTCACCTGAGCTTTGACGAAGCCGCGGAGTTAGCCTATTTCGGCGCAAAGATCTTGCATCCGCAGAGCGTATTTCCAGCGCAGCGTTACAATGTGCCTGTACGTTTATTAAATACGATGGATCCGCAAGCACCCGGCACCTTGATTAGCAAGGAAGGGGCACAAAAAGGTGTCATCCGCGCTGTAGCAGCCAAAGATGGCATTACGGCCATTCATATTCATTCGTCGCGCATGCTGCTCGCCTATGGTTTCTTGCGCCGCATCTTCGAAATCTTCGAGCGGTACAAAACCCCGATCGATATGATTACGACATCCGAGGTCGCTGTTTCACTCACGATTGATGATACGACGAATCTCGAGGATATTATTAAAGAGGTAGAAGATTTTGGTACCGTAGCGGTAGATCGCGAACAAACCATTGTCTGTGTTGTCGGAGATTTCAGTTCCAACGCCCATGGCTACGTAGGTAGGGTACTGGAAGCCGTAAAACACCTCCCTGTTCGTATGGTATCTTACGGTGGATCCGATTTCAACGTATCTGTCTTGCTGGATACCGAACATAAAACCGAAGCATTACGTTCTTTACATCACCGTTTATTTTAA
- a CDS encoding D-2-hydroxyacid dehydrogenase yields MRILANDGIDPIGQRLLEEAGFTIDTVHIPQAELAEKLPAYDAITVRSATLVRQDLIDACPNLKVIGRGGVGMDNIDVDYAQSKGVVVVNTPAASSHSVAELVFAHFLNGVRFLYDANRKMPLEGNTQFGALKKAYAKGVELKGKTLGVVGFGRIGRETAKVALGLGMDVVYSDLFEGPLSLPLAFSGNIEVEVPVKQLPFEELLAVADFISLHVPFTDKAVLGAEEFAKVKDGVGIVNASRGGVIDELALIEALDAGKVSFVGLDVFDSEPTPRAELLQHPKVSLTPHIGAATNEAQERIGEELANLLILNLKN; encoded by the coding sequence ATGAGAATATTAGCAAATGATGGTATAGATCCAATCGGACAACGTTTGTTGGAAGAAGCGGGTTTTACCATAGATACAGTACATATACCACAAGCAGAATTAGCAGAGAAGTTACCCGCATACGATGCCATTACGGTACGCAGCGCTACCTTGGTGCGCCAGGATCTCATCGATGCTTGCCCAAATCTTAAAGTGATTGGTCGTGGTGGTGTAGGTATGGATAATATTGATGTAGACTATGCACAATCCAAAGGTGTTGTGGTGGTCAATACACCTGCTGCTTCCTCACATTCTGTGGCAGAATTGGTGTTTGCTCATTTCTTGAATGGTGTGCGCTTTTTATACGATGCCAATCGCAAAATGCCATTAGAAGGGAATACGCAATTTGGGGCGCTGAAGAAAGCATACGCAAAAGGAGTGGAGTTAAAAGGTAAGACACTTGGTGTAGTAGGTTTTGGTCGTATCGGCCGCGAGACGGCGAAGGTTGCTTTGGGTCTGGGAATGGATGTCGTGTATTCTGACCTTTTTGAAGGCCCCTTATCTTTGCCCCTGGCTTTCTCTGGCAATATTGAAGTAGAAGTACCCGTGAAGCAGCTTCCTTTTGAGGAGTTGTTGGCTGTAGCAGATTTCATTTCTCTACACGTGCCATTCACCGATAAAGCGGTGTTAGGCGCGGAAGAGTTTGCGAAAGTGAAGGATGGTGTCGGCATCGTCAACGCCTCTCGCGGAGGTGTGATCGATGAGTTGGCTTTAATCGAGGCACTCGACGCGGGTAAAGTTTCATTTGTAGGACTAGATGTATTCGATAGCGAGCCCACGCCACGCGCGGAGTTGCTACAGCATCCAAAGGTATCCCTTACGCCACATATTGGCGCAGCCACCAATGAAGCACAAGAACGTATTGGCGAAGAATTGGCCAACTTACTCATCTTAAATCTTAAGAATTAA
- the serC gene encoding 3-phosphoserine/phosphohydroxythreonine transaminase — protein sequence MKHNFGAGPCILPKDVFAEASQAVLDFNGSGLSILEISHRSKEFEAVIAEAENLVRELLEVPEGYSILFLQGGASQQFAMVPFNLLPAYGRAAYLDTGTWSSKAIKEAKNFGPIDVVASSSDRNYSYIPKSYTVPADAAYLHYTSNNTIFGTEIFELPKADVPLVTDMSSDIFSRVVSVADHGLIYAGAQKNMGPAGVTLVVVKDELLGKTGRTIPAIFDYQQHAKADSLYNTPPVFAIYVSMLNLRWLKAKGGVSVMEQENIIKARKLYEEIDRNPFFRGTAEVEDRSRMNVTFVMNNPALEEEFLALAKERGMVGLKGHRSVGGFRASIYNALGISSINALIDAMREFEETHS from the coding sequence ATGAAACATAATTTCGGTGCCGGACCTTGTATTTTACCAAAGGATGTCTTTGCAGAAGCCTCGCAGGCAGTTTTAGATTTTAATGGATCAGGTTTGTCTATTTTAGAGATTTCGCACCGTTCGAAGGAATTTGAGGCTGTGATCGCTGAAGCAGAAAATTTGGTTCGCGAGCTTTTAGAGGTGCCAGAAGGTTATTCTATTCTTTTCCTGCAAGGAGGTGCGAGTCAACAGTTTGCTATGGTGCCATTTAATTTGCTTCCTGCATATGGGCGTGCGGCTTACCTGGATACGGGTACTTGGTCGTCTAAAGCGATTAAAGAGGCTAAAAACTTTGGCCCGATCGATGTGGTGGCTTCATCCTCGGATCGCAATTATAGTTATATACCCAAATCATACACGGTACCTGCCGATGCGGCGTACCTGCATTATACGTCTAACAATACCATCTTTGGTACAGAAATCTTTGAATTGCCAAAGGCTGATGTGCCCTTGGTGACGGATATGTCTTCTGATATTTTTAGTCGCGTAGTATCCGTTGCCGATCACGGATTGATTTATGCTGGAGCACAAAAAAATATGGGCCCAGCCGGCGTAACTTTGGTCGTTGTTAAAGATGAACTGCTTGGCAAAACCGGGCGTACTATTCCAGCTATATTCGACTATCAACAACATGCTAAAGCGGATTCCTTATATAATACACCGCCAGTGTTTGCTATTTATGTATCGATGCTCAACCTGCGTTGGTTGAAAGCTAAGGGTGGCGTAAGTGTAATGGAGCAGGAAAATATTATTAAAGCGCGCAAATTGTATGAGGAAATTGATCGCAATCCATTCTTCCGTGGTACGGCAGAAGTGGAAGATCGTTCCCGTATGAATGTCACCTTTGTCATGAACAACCCTGCTTTGGAAGAAGAGTTCCTAGCTTTGGCTAAGGAGCGTGGCATGGTTGGATTAAAAGGACATCGCTCTGTGGGTGGCTTCCGGGCTTCGATCTACAACGCACTGGGCATTTCTTCGATCAATGCCTTGATCGATGCGATGCGGGAGTTTGAAGAGACACATAGTTAA
- the gyrA gene encoding DNA gyrase subunit A: MAEETENENNLVPANDRIIPINIEDQMKSAYIDYSMSVIVSRALPDARDGLKPVHRRVLYGMLDLGVTSSKPYKKSARIVGDVLGKYHPHGDTSVYDAMVRMAQFWSLRYPMVDGQGNYGSIDGDPPAAMRYTEARLRKIAEEMLSDINKDTVDFQLNFDDSLQEPTVLPTRIPNLLVNGASGIAVGMATNMAPHNLTEVLNGTVAYIDNREIEVSELMQHIKAPDFPTGGLIYGYSGVKDAFETGRGRIVMRAVAEIEATKTGKEIIVVTEIPYQVNKADMIKRTVDLINEKKIEGISEIRDESTKDIRIVYEIKRDANANVVLNNLFKYTSLQTSFSVNNIALVKGRPVLMNLKDMIHEFVEHRHDVVVRRTKFELAEAEKRAHILEGYLIALDHLDEVIKLIRASDTPEDARVGLMEQFGLSDLQARAILDMTLRRLTGLERDKIKEEYAELMKTIEYLKSVLADEGLRMQIIKDEIIEIREKFGDERRSVIVHSAEDMRMEDFIDDEEIVITISHNSYVKRTPLSEYRRQSRGGRGSKGSSTREEDFTEHIITASAHNYLLLFTEAGRCFWLRAFEIPEGSRTSKGRALQNIINVPKDEKIKAFIKVKNLKDQDYLENNFIIMCTKKGTIKKTSLEAYSRPRANGINAININEGDQLIEANLTSGTSEIVMALRSGRAIRFNESTVRPMGRTATGVRGVRLAHDNDEVVGMISVNNNEEATILVVSEKGYGKRTDVEDYRVTNRGGKGVKTLNVTEKTGELVAIKDVNDQDDLMIINKSGIVIRIGVETLRVMGRATQGVKLIRLNDNDEIASITKVAREDELEEGEEQGEGYVANEEGAATPGSDEGAVSDNNDEESE; this comes from the coding sequence ATGGCTGAAGAAACAGAAAACGAAAACAATTTAGTACCTGCTAACGACAGGATCATCCCCATAAATATTGAGGATCAGATGAAATCAGCGTACATCGATTATTCGATGTCGGTGATTGTATCCCGTGCACTACCTGATGCCAGAGACGGGCTAAAACCCGTTCACCGTCGTGTGCTGTATGGCATGCTCGACTTGGGCGTTACCAGCAGCAAGCCATACAAGAAATCGGCACGTATCGTAGGTGATGTATTGGGTAAATACCACCCGCATGGCGATACATCCGTGTACGATGCGATGGTGCGTATGGCTCAGTTTTGGTCGTTGCGCTATCCGATGGTCGACGGACAAGGTAACTATGGCTCGATTGATGGTGATCCGCCAGCGGCCATGCGTTATACAGAAGCACGACTGCGGAAGATTGCAGAAGAAATGCTTTCTGATATCAATAAAGACACCGTTGATTTTCAACTAAACTTTGACGACTCCTTGCAGGAGCCAACCGTATTGCCTACCCGAATTCCTAACCTTTTGGTCAACGGTGCTTCGGGTATTGCTGTTGGTATGGCGACTAATATGGCGCCACATAACCTAACGGAGGTGTTAAACGGCACCGTCGCTTATATCGACAATCGCGAGATTGAGGTAAGTGAATTGATGCAACACATCAAAGCACCCGACTTCCCTACTGGCGGATTGATTTATGGATATAGTGGTGTAAAAGATGCCTTCGAAACAGGACGTGGACGTATCGTAATGCGTGCCGTAGCGGAGATTGAAGCGACTAAAACCGGCAAAGAGATTATTGTTGTTACAGAAATTCCTTATCAGGTCAACAAAGCAGACATGATCAAGCGGACGGTAGACCTCATCAACGAAAAGAAGATTGAGGGAATCTCCGAAATCCGTGACGAATCGACTAAAGATATCCGTATCGTCTATGAGATAAAACGTGATGCTAACGCAAACGTAGTGCTCAACAATTTGTTTAAGTATACTTCCCTACAAACTTCTTTTTCTGTCAATAACATCGCCCTAGTAAAAGGACGTCCGGTATTGATGAATCTGAAGGATATGATTCATGAATTTGTAGAGCACAGACACGATGTAGTGGTGCGCCGTACCAAATTCGAATTAGCAGAAGCAGAGAAGCGGGCGCACATCTTAGAAGGATACCTGATCGCTTTAGATCACTTGGATGAGGTGATCAAATTGATTCGTGCGTCGGACACACCAGAAGATGCTCGCGTAGGTTTGATGGAGCAATTTGGCCTATCCGATCTTCAAGCGAGAGCTATCCTAGATATGACGTTACGCCGTCTTACTGGACTAGAGCGCGACAAGATCAAGGAAGAATATGCCGAATTGATGAAAACCATCGAATATTTGAAGAGTGTATTGGCAGATGAAGGTTTGCGGATGCAGATCATCAAGGATGAGATCATAGAAATTCGCGAAAAATTCGGTGACGAGCGTCGTTCTGTTATCGTGCATTCTGCGGAAGATATGCGCATGGAAGACTTCATTGATGATGAAGAGATTGTGATCACGATCTCCCATAATAGCTACGTGAAACGTACGCCATTGTCGGAATACCGCCGTCAGAGTCGTGGTGGCCGGGGTTCTAAAGGGTCCAGCACACGAGAGGAAGACTTCACAGAGCACATTATTACCGCTTCGGCACACAACTATTTGTTGCTATTTACGGAAGCCGGACGCTGTTTCTGGCTACGGGCATTCGAGATTCCAGAAGGATCGAGAACGTCGAAAGGTAGAGCATTACAAAACATTATCAACGTACCAAAAGACGAGAAGATTAAAGCATTCATCAAGGTTAAAAACCTGAAAGATCAGGATTACTTGGAAAACAACTTCATCATCATGTGTACGAAGAAAGGTACGATCAAGAAAACTTCTCTGGAAGCTTATTCCCGCCCTCGTGCAAATGGTATCAACGCCATCAACATCAACGAAGGCGATCAATTGATCGAAGCAAACTTAACGAGTGGCACCAGCGAAATCGTGATGGCGCTCCGTTCAGGTCGTGCCATCCGCTTCAACGAATCTACCGTAAGACCAATGGGCAGAACGGCCACAGGAGTGCGTGGAGTACGTTTAGCGCATGACAATGACGAGGTTGTTGGCATGATTAGTGTTAATAATAATGAGGAAGCTACCATCTTGGTGGTCTCCGAAAAAGGATATGGAAAACGTACCGATGTGGAGGATTACCGTGTCACAAACCGGGGTGGTAAAGGGGTAAAAACCTTGAACGTAACGGAGAAAACAGGTGAACTGGTCGCGATTAAAGATGTCAATGATCAGGATGATCTGATGATTATCAATAAATCCGGTATCGTAATCCGCATCGGAGTAGAAACGCTTCGTGTAATGGGTAGAGCTACGCAAGGTGTGAAGCTAATCCGACTGAATGATAATGACGAGATTGCATCGATCACAAAAGTAGCCCGCGAAGACGAATTGGAAGAGGGCGAAGAGCAGGGTGAAGGTTATGTAGCTAATGAAGAAGGAGCTGCAACACCGGGAAGTGACGAGGGTGCTGTATCAGATAACAACGATGAAGAAAGCGAGTAA
- a CDS encoding tetratricopeptide repeat protein has translation MKKASNITRYVLTFGLAIGSLSAFAQSAVKEATNNFALYTQTGELKHLENAKKFIDGVYKTRRDSANVRINITRAMIYSSIAYADSTRKIKTDKDPIDLTLSTLARLKERDRNTHESEMAYVTQNLAAAYTYKANEALQDQKYDLAYTQFLRVKDLQPENEDIIYNLGLLANQTNRTKEAIDYYQQAIKLKSRQPIQYLELAQIFNKNNQITERRKTLEEGRAAYPDNKEILFKLIETYSQQGNYNAIVPIAEQAVKMEPENVDLNYLAGFSFENVGNIEKAKQFYERTVQLNDNNYEANLALGLLYLQQFMENVDDQEAQYNAQNYLLKANEIRPHEVNALRSLAMYYENAEDDMQLDRVNLLLNRLQNY, from the coding sequence ATGAAGAAAGCGAGTAATATTACAAGGTATGTTTTAACTTTTGGTTTAGCCATTGGTAGCTTGTCTGCTTTTGCTCAGTCTGCCGTGAAAGAAGCGACCAATAACTTTGCTTTATACACGCAGACAGGCGAGTTGAAGCATCTAGAAAATGCCAAAAAATTCATCGATGGTGTTTATAAGACTAGACGTGACTCTGCCAATGTGCGCATTAATATTACACGTGCTATGATCTATAGCTCTATTGCTTATGCAGATTCTACGCGCAAGATCAAGACAGATAAAGATCCGATTGATCTCACTTTGTCGACCCTAGCACGTTTGAAAGAGCGCGACAGGAATACGCATGAAAGTGAAATGGCTTACGTTACGCAAAATCTTGCTGCGGCCTACACATATAAGGCAAATGAAGCGTTGCAAGATCAGAAATACGATTTAGCTTACACACAATTTCTTCGGGTCAAAGACCTGCAACCTGAGAATGAAGATATCATTTACAATCTCGGGTTGTTGGCTAACCAGACCAACCGTACGAAGGAAGCTATCGATTATTATCAGCAGGCTATTAAACTAAAATCTCGCCAGCCTATCCAATATCTGGAGCTGGCACAGATTTTTAATAAAAATAACCAGATTACCGAGCGGCGTAAAACTCTGGAAGAAGGAAGAGCTGCCTATCCTGATAATAAAGAGATTCTGTTTAAATTGATTGAGACCTATTCGCAGCAGGGAAATTACAACGCCATCGTACCAATTGCTGAACAGGCCGTGAAGATGGAGCCGGAGAATGTGGATCTCAATTACCTCGCTGGATTTTCTTTCGAAAATGTAGGTAATATTGAAAAAGCCAAGCAGTTTTATGAGCGTACCGTGCAGTTAAACGATAATAATTATGAGGCAAATCTAGCCTTGGGATTATTGTATTTACAACAGTTCATGGAAAACGTAGACGATCAGGAAGCACAGTACAATGCACAAAATTACTTACTGAAAGCCAACGAAATACGTCCGCACGAGGTCAATGCATTACGCTCATTAGCGATGTATTATGAAAATGCTGAAGATGATATGCAATTGGATCGCGTAAACCTTCTTCTTAACCGACTGCAAAACTACTAG